One window of the Thermococcus sp. P6 genome contains the following:
- the cgi121 gene encoding KEOPS complex subunit Cgi121, producing the protein MKEIRENLHIAKVYVERREEVIPKIGGDFQIVSAECWEAVGFAALLALRSFEMGTNHARTLRGELLIRLSGTLQIKDAIARNGIKNGENYLVVFGTRDRALEILRTLDLMERPMDDCDPEKVKTFFEKAALVEVL; encoded by the coding sequence ATGAAGGAAATAAGGGAAAACCTTCACATCGCTAAGGTCTACGTTGAGAGGAGGGAGGAGGTTATCCCAAAGATCGGAGGAGACTTTCAGATTGTCAGTGCCGAATGCTGGGAAGCAGTTGGATTTGCAGCCCTGTTGGCGCTCCGTTCATTTGAAATGGGCACCAATCACGCGAGGACTCTTAGAGGAGAGCTTCTCATCCGTCTGAGCGGGACGCTTCAGATAAAGGACGCAATCGCCCGAAACGGGATAAAAAACGGTGAAAACTATCTCGTGGTCTTCGGAACCCGTGACAGAGCCCTTGAGATCCTGAGAACGCTCGACCTTATGGAGCGCCCCATGGACGATTGCGACCCAGAAAAAGTGAAAACTTTTTTTGAAAAAGCAGCACTCGTTGAAGTTCTGTAG
- a CDS encoding aminotransferase class I/II-fold pyridoxal phosphate-dependent enzyme: MRYKKRKYFLAGRINLIQRSKIRELFEKARKMKNVISLGIGEPDFDTPEVIKEAAKRAIDEGYTHYTPNAGIPEFREAIAEYYRSHYRIDVSSDDIIVTAGAYEATYLAFQTLLEAGDDVIIPDPAFVCYAEDAKIAEAGIIRLPLREENDFQINPDELLEAITKRTRVLVVNYPNNPTGAVLTKETVRAIADIAEDYNLYILSDEPYEHFLYEGAKHYPMIKYAPDNTILANSFSKTFAMTGWRLGFTIAPKQVIRDMIKLHAYVIGNVTSFVQIAGITALRDRRSWEAVKRMRHTYAERRKVVLKYLEEMPHLTPFRPKGAFYVWAKIDPELDMSSEDFANWLLENARVVVIPGTAFGKAGEGWVRISYATKRGQLIEAMERMKEALSGL, encoded by the coding sequence GTGAGATATAAGAAACGTAAATATTTCCTTGCGGGGAGAATAAATCTCATACAGCGCTCAAAAATCAGGGAGCTCTTCGAGAAGGCAAGGAAGATGAAGAACGTGATATCTCTCGGCATCGGGGAACCGGATTTCGACACTCCAGAGGTCATCAAAGAGGCCGCGAAGAGGGCCATTGATGAAGGATACACCCACTACACCCCCAACGCCGGTATTCCCGAGTTCCGCGAGGCCATAGCCGAATACTACAGGAGCCATTACAGGATTGACGTTTCATCCGATGACATAATCGTCACGGCTGGAGCCTACGAGGCCACCTATCTCGCTTTCCAGACCCTTCTTGAGGCGGGTGATGACGTCATAATCCCGGATCCGGCTTTCGTGTGCTACGCTGAAGACGCGAAGATCGCGGAGGCCGGCATAATCAGGCTACCCCTCAGGGAGGAGAACGATTTTCAGATCAACCCGGATGAGCTTCTGGAGGCCATAACAAAACGCACGCGGGTGCTGGTCGTCAACTATCCCAACAACCCCACCGGTGCCGTTCTCACCAAGGAGACCGTCAGGGCAATCGCCGACATAGCCGAGGACTACAACCTCTACATACTCAGCGATGAGCCCTACGAACACTTCCTCTACGAGGGAGCTAAGCATTATCCCATGATAAAGTACGCCCCCGATAACACCATTCTGGCCAACAGCTTCTCCAAGACCTTTGCCATGACCGGATGGCGGCTGGGCTTCACGATAGCCCCGAAGCAGGTTATCCGGGACATGATAAAGCTCCACGCTTACGTTATTGGAAACGTCACTTCCTTCGTGCAGATAGCCGGGATTACGGCCCTGAGGGACAGAAGAAGCTGGGAAGCGGTAAAGAGGATGAGGCATACCTACGCCGAGAGGAGGAAGGTCGTCCTCAAATATCTGGAGGAGATGCCGCATCTGACTCCCTTCAGGCCGAAGGGGGCATTCTACGTATGGGCAAAGATAGATCCGGAGCTTGACATGAGCAGTGAGGATTTCGCCAACTGGCTGCTGGAGAATGCCCGCGTCGTCGTTATCCCGGGAACCGCCTTTGGAAAGGCCGGAGAAGGGTGGGTAAGGATAAGCTACGCCACCAAGAGGGGCCAGCTCATCGAGGCGATGGAGAGGATGAAGGAGGCCCTATCGGGGCTCTGA
- a CDS encoding MFS transporter: MDRRWTSVLLDTLVMTAGLGTLTMMAVAKPDVMAHFGISSDEYEWQHVAYVFGLFVAFLLGHTRLYEGSFKKSVAIALSWAAITQALIPLAPGWYVVVFLRLIQGFVITLVPLFSTQIASFFVAERPLAKGIILSGIFWGGIFGSMSAGYAVEALGWKGAFWLTAVIMYLVLALWWLYVEDFEIIHETGDGRGTSVWKMPFTWVLGLTFFPALWVIFTIVGFSASLGYEVGWGKEQVTTLSTALNLSKALWSIGMGYVGYLLSRKNPSARGLFRAIVQVMLFSYAVAFVGLLIYGKAMLAGDYTLALLSVALVGALQGTGPAFWTSAPATYPRNIFPKASFALGLISNSANVVAPGLTDLLAGRSVELALGELAVMPLLGILILLTVSRMRLPVEELNDAP, translated from the coding sequence ATGGATAGAAGGTGGACTTCGGTTTTGTTGGACACACTCGTCATGACCGCAGGTCTTGGGACCCTGACCATGATGGCGGTCGCAAAGCCCGACGTTATGGCGCACTTTGGGATAAGCAGTGACGAATACGAGTGGCAGCATGTGGCTTACGTCTTTGGACTGTTCGTGGCGTTCCTTCTTGGCCACACCAGACTCTACGAGGGGAGCTTCAAGAAAAGCGTTGCCATAGCGCTCAGCTGGGCGGCGATAACGCAGGCCCTCATACCCCTCGCACCCGGCTGGTACGTTGTGGTGTTCCTGAGGCTTATACAGGGCTTCGTCATCACGCTCGTGCCCCTCTTCAGCACCCAGATAGCGAGCTTCTTCGTTGCCGAGAGGCCCCTGGCCAAGGGTATAATCCTCTCCGGCATCTTCTGGGGTGGCATTTTTGGGAGCATGAGCGCCGGCTACGCCGTCGAAGCACTGGGCTGGAAAGGTGCCTTCTGGCTTACGGCGGTCATAATGTACCTCGTCCTCGCCCTCTGGTGGCTCTACGTGGAGGATTTCGAAATAATCCACGAGACGGGAGACGGTAGGGGAACAAGCGTCTGGAAAATGCCCTTCACGTGGGTTCTCGGTCTGACCTTCTTCCCGGCCCTGTGGGTTATATTCACCATAGTCGGCTTTTCGGCGTCGCTTGGCTACGAGGTCGGCTGGGGAAAGGAACAGGTGACGACTCTAAGCACCGCCCTCAACCTCTCGAAGGCGCTCTGGAGCATCGGCATGGGCTACGTGGGCTACCTCCTCTCCCGAAAGAATCCGAGCGCGAGGGGACTCTTCAGGGCCATAGTGCAGGTAATGCTGTTCTCCTACGCGGTGGCCTTCGTCGGTCTTTTGATCTACGGGAAGGCCATGCTCGCCGGTGACTACACCCTCGCACTCCTCTCGGTTGCCCTCGTCGGAGCCCTTCAGGGAACCGGGCCGGCGTTCTGGACCAGCGCCCCGGCCACGTATCCAAGGAACATCTTTCCAAAGGCCAGCTTTGCCCTCGGGCTCATCTCAAACTCGGCCAACGTGGTGGCCCCGGGGCTTACGGATCTGCTTGCTGGGCGCAGCGTGGAGCTTGCCCTCGGCGAGCTGGCGGTAATGCCGCTCCTCGGGATTCTGATTCTCCTAACCGTCTCGAGGATGAGGCTTCCAGTGGAGGAACTGAACGATGCGCCCTAA
- the dph5 gene encoding diphthine synthase has protein sequence MAIYFIGLGLYDEKDITLKGLETARKCDLLFAEFYTSLMAGTTLDRIEGLIGKPIRRLSREEVELHFESIVLSEARERDVAFLTAGDPMVATTHSDLRLRARELGIESYVIHAPSIYSAIAITGLQVYKFGKSATVSYPEKNWFPTSHYDVIRENGERGLHTMLFLDVKAEENRYMTANEAMEILLRVEDMRKEKVFTPDTLVVVLARAGSLDPTLKAGYVRDMLGEDFGGQPHVMVVPGRLHVVEAEYLVAFAGAPREILEDV, from the coding sequence ATGGCAATATACTTCATAGGGCTGGGTCTATACGACGAGAAGGACATTACCCTGAAGGGTCTCGAAACGGCGAGAAAGTGCGACCTGCTCTTTGCGGAGTTCTACACCTCACTCATGGCGGGAACGACCCTTGACAGAATCGAGGGGCTGATAGGAAAGCCCATCCGAAGGCTCAGCAGGGAGGAAGTCGAGCTCCACTTCGAGAGCATCGTGTTGAGCGAGGCGAGGGAAAGGGACGTGGCCTTCCTGACGGCCGGCGATCCGATGGTCGCAACGACACATTCGGACCTCAGGTTGCGGGCCAGGGAGCTTGGAATCGAGAGCTACGTTATCCACGCTCCGAGCATCTACTCGGCCATAGCCATAACCGGGCTGCAGGTTTACAAGTTCGGTAAGAGCGCTACGGTTTCCTACCCCGAGAAGAACTGGTTCCCAACGAGTCACTACGATGTCATAAGGGAGAACGGGGAAAGGGGCCTGCACACGATGCTCTTCCTCGATGTGAAGGCAGAGGAGAACCGCTACATGACCGCCAACGAGGCCATGGAGATACTTCTCAGGGTTGAGGACATGAGAAAGGAGAAGGTTTTCACACCCGACACGCTGGTGGTTGTTCTTGCCCGGGCCGGATCGCTCGATCCGACGCTTAAAGCCGGTTACGTCCGGGATATGCTCGGGGAGGACTTCGGGGGACAGCCTCACGTTATGGTCGTTCCCGGCAGGCTTCACGTGGTTGAGGCTGAGTATCTGGTGGCCTTCGCCGGTGCCCCGCGGGAGATACTTGAGGATGTTTAG
- a CDS encoding helix-turn-helix domain-containing protein: MLEKKKEALAKRIAGEITLSSDPGKTMRKWREIFGISQTELADYLGVSSSVISDYEGGRRKSPGASTIRKFVEALLKIDESRGGNVIRAFSKTLESELPTSAILDIREFALPVTIAQLVEAVKGEVAANAHLLDRRIYGYTVVDSIKAILEMSSEEFLKLYGWTTERALIFTQVTTGRSPMIAVRVQGLKPAVVVLHGVKKLDELAVKLAEREMVPLVVSHAPNRAELITGLRKLVERKENAL; this comes from the coding sequence ATGCTTGAAAAGAAGAAGGAAGCCCTGGCCAAGAGGATAGCCGGGGAGATAACCCTCTCCTCTGACCCCGGGAAGACGATGCGCAAATGGCGTGAGATATTTGGCATCAGCCAGACGGAGCTCGCGGATTATCTCGGGGTGTCCTCATCGGTCATAAGCGATTACGAGGGTGGAAGGAGGAAGAGCCCGGGGGCATCAACGATAAGGAAGTTCGTGGAGGCCCTGTTGAAAATCGACGAAAGCCGTGGTGGAAACGTTATCCGGGCGTTCAGCAAGACCCTTGAAAGCGAGCTTCCCACGAGCGCCATACTCGACATCAGAGAGTTCGCCCTACCGGTTACGATCGCTCAGCTTGTGGAAGCGGTGAAGGGAGAGGTCGCGGCGAACGCCCACCTTCTGGACAGGAGGATCTACGGCTACACCGTCGTTGACAGCATAAAGGCCATCCTCGAGATGAGCAGTGAAGAGTTCCTCAAGCTCTACGGCTGGACCACGGAGCGGGCGCTCATATTCACCCAGGTAACCACCGGGAGGAGCCCCATGATAGCCGTCAGGGTTCAGGGGTTAAAACCAGCTGTTGTGGTGCTCCACGGTGTTAAGAAGCTCGACGAGCTCGCCGTGAAGCTTGCGGAACGCGAGATGGTGCCCCTCGTTGTGTCCCATGCTCCCAACAGGGCGGAACTCATAACGGGCCTAAGGAAACTTGTAGAAAGGAAAGAAAACGCGCTCTGA
- a CDS encoding 4-phosphopantoate--beta-alanine ligase, translating into MVEIPRSHPRYWSLYYRERIIEGMEKGMTARAGLIAHGRGEAFDYLLGERTIEPAERAMRVAVAKFLLAEHPVVSVNGNVAALVPKETVELARALNAKLEVNLFYRTEERVRAIAEELKKHGAEEILGLNPTKRIPGLEHERGRVDEEGIWKADVVLVPLEDGDRTEALVRMGKFVVTVDLNPLSRSARMADVTVVDNVVRAYPRMVELAREMAGYSRRELLEVVGDYDNGKVLNEVLLHIRDRLTRLAGEGVWRKKDLE; encoded by the coding sequence ATGGTGGAAATACCCAGAAGCCATCCGAGGTACTGGAGTCTCTACTATCGCGAGAGGATCATCGAGGGCATGGAGAAGGGCATGACGGCAAGGGCAGGTCTAATAGCCCACGGTCGCGGCGAGGCCTTCGACTACCTCCTCGGAGAGAGGACGATAGAACCGGCCGAGCGGGCCATGAGGGTTGCGGTGGCGAAGTTTCTTCTGGCAGAGCACCCGGTCGTGTCCGTAAACGGGAACGTGGCCGCCCTCGTGCCGAAGGAGACGGTCGAGCTGGCGAGGGCTCTTAATGCCAAGCTTGAGGTAAACCTCTTCTACCGGACGGAGGAGCGCGTAAGGGCAATAGCCGAGGAACTGAAGAAGCACGGGGCGGAGGAAATCCTCGGGCTGAACCCAACGAAGCGCATTCCCGGCCTTGAGCACGAGAGGGGCAGGGTTGACGAGGAGGGCATATGGAAGGCGGACGTGGTTCTCGTCCCGCTGGAGGACGGCGACAGGACGGAGGCGCTCGTGAGGATGGGGAAGTTCGTTGTAACGGTTGACCTCAACCCGCTTTCGAGGAGCGCGAGGATGGCGGACGTAACGGTGGTCGACAACGTGGTTCGTGCCTATCCAAGGATGGTCGAGTTGGCCCGGGAGATGGCCGGCTACAGCCGGCGGGAGCTCCTTGAGGTGGTGGGGGACTACGACAACGGAAAGGTGCTCAACGAGGTGCTCCTCCACATAAGGGACAGACTAACCCGGCTCGCGGGGGAGGGGGTGTGGAGAAAGAAAGATCTTGAATAG
- a CDS encoding sulfide/dihydroorotate dehydrogenase-like FAD/NAD-binding protein → MGYAITKKVNLSAIDFFMEVEAPHVARAWKPGQFVVLIPDEKGERVPMSVYYVRNGRVGMFIRRLGKTSLKLWYEFDVGDELRDVAGPLGRPIEVKHYGNVVFVADAVCAHAEACATLKAMKEAGNYTIAIQSFENAANVYPEKYLAKSIVDEHYLTTEDGSVGIRGHYLDILKELIEEDRVDIVFGGGKLGSLKKLAELTRPYGIPTIATVRQIMVCGMGMCGSCRVLYDGEVKFACMDGPMMDAHKVNWDYVIKRDARFKEEEKLAKERYLAELKARGVI, encoded by the coding sequence ATGGGGTATGCCATAACGAAAAAAGTGAACCTGAGTGCAATTGATTTTTTCATGGAAGTGGAGGCACCCCACGTGGCAAGGGCATGGAAGCCGGGCCAGTTCGTTGTTTTGATACCCGATGAAAAGGGCGAAAGGGTTCCGATGTCGGTTTACTACGTCCGGAACGGAAGGGTTGGAATGTTCATAAGGAGACTTGGAAAGACAAGCCTCAAGCTCTGGTACGAGTTTGACGTCGGTGACGAGCTCCGCGACGTAGCTGGCCCACTTGGAAGGCCCATTGAGGTTAAACACTACGGCAACGTCGTCTTTGTAGCGGACGCCGTCTGCGCCCATGCCGAGGCCTGCGCCACACTGAAGGCCATGAAGGAAGCGGGCAACTACACGATAGCCATCCAGAGCTTTGAGAATGCCGCCAACGTTTATCCGGAGAAATACCTCGCAAAGTCGATCGTGGATGAACACTACCTGACGACCGAAGACGGGAGCGTCGGGATCCGTGGGCACTACCTGGACATCCTGAAGGAACTCATAGAGGAGGACAGGGTCGATATTGTGTTTGGTGGCGGAAAGCTCGGTTCCTTGAAGAAGCTCGCCGAGTTAACGAGGCCCTACGGCATTCCGACCATTGCAACGGTCAGGCAGATAATGGTTTGCGGAATGGGGATGTGCGGCTCGTGCAGGGTTCTCTACGATGGAGAGGTGAAGTTCGCCTGCATGGACGGGCCCATGATGGACGCACACAAGGTGAACTGGGACTACGTTATAAAGAGGGACGCACGCTTCAAGGAGGAAGAAAAACTCGCCAAGGAAAGGTATCTGGCCGAGCTTAAGGCCCGGGGAGTGATCTAA
- the gcvH gene encoding glycine cleavage system protein GcvH — protein sequence MIEVGEYLIKEGLYYTKDHEWAQVLEDGTVLVGISDYAQKELGDLAYVELPEVGKEVAKGDVLCELESVKAVSEVYAPVGGEIVEVNEELEDSPEKLNEDPYGSWIAKLKPNNLEEDLKDLMDAGAYAEYLKNL from the coding sequence ATGATCGAGGTAGGGGAATACCTGATCAAGGAGGGGCTTTATTACACCAAAGATCACGAGTGGGCTCAGGTCCTTGAAGACGGCACCGTTCTCGTCGGGATAAGCGACTACGCCCAGAAGGAGCTGGGTGACCTCGCCTACGTCGAGCTCCCGGAGGTCGGGAAGGAAGTGGCCAAAGGCGACGTTCTCTGCGAGCTTGAGAGCGTCAAGGCGGTCAGCGAGGTTTACGCCCCCGTCGGCGGTGAGATCGTTGAGGTCAACGAAGAGCTTGAGGATTCTCCCGAAAAGCTCAACGAGGATCCCTACGGGAGCTGGATCGCGAAGCTTAAGCCGAACAACCTCGAAGAGGATCTTAAGGACCTCATGGATGCCGGGGCTTACGCGGAGTACCTGAAGAACCTGTGA
- a CDS encoding cation:proton antiporter, giving the protein MEIIGYVFIIIAFARLLAEGFERAGYPGFLGEITAGMLLSHILVGMPRDQMLLVAEFGLFFLMISAGLETTPEELHYAGRKALILYAVTYSSMLLAVLPFNGWKLNSDAVIVAAITSTASAPIVLRLRRFFGGDFLHVALSYSVISEVAALAIVYAAVRVHSSPGNYVPLLGILLGDVLFVGILFYANYAIGIKHRVRIVRFLRRLKSDEAVFGLFMVFSTSLAFISDEIGLHFSIGGFMAGLIMHSDLVGTKQYDRLTTIISGVTYGVFAPVFFAWRGLNFETEISFVVVEFFVVSYFLRLLVSTILVRDESPVTSLLRGTGVASFGVLGLLVGEVGFVSGVLSRHMYAMASLVCVLGMFTSATLGRALNSTE; this is encoded by the coding sequence ATGGAGATTATAGGGTACGTTTTCATCATCATAGCCTTCGCGAGGCTTCTTGCGGAGGGCTTTGAGAGGGCCGGTTATCCGGGTTTTCTGGGGGAGATAACGGCCGGGATGCTGCTCAGTCACATCCTCGTGGGGATGCCACGGGATCAGATGCTTCTCGTAGCCGAGTTCGGTCTCTTCTTCCTCATGATATCCGCCGGCCTCGAAACGACCCCCGAGGAACTCCACTACGCCGGGAGAAAGGCCCTGATCCTGTACGCGGTCACGTACTCCTCCATGCTGCTTGCTGTACTCCCCTTCAACGGATGGAAGCTCAACTCCGATGCGGTTATCGTTGCCGCGATAACTTCAACGGCCTCGGCACCGATAGTTCTAAGGCTCAGGCGCTTCTTTGGAGGGGATTTCCTCCACGTGGCCCTATCCTATTCTGTCATAAGTGAAGTGGCGGCCCTTGCGATCGTCTACGCCGCTGTCAGGGTGCACAGCAGCCCCGGGAACTACGTTCCGTTGCTGGGGATCCTTCTGGGGGATGTCCTCTTCGTGGGCATCCTGTTCTACGCAAACTACGCCATAGGGATAAAGCACAGGGTCAGGATAGTGAGGTTCCTTCGCAGGCTCAAAAGCGACGAGGCGGTCTTCGGTCTCTTCATGGTATTCTCGACCTCTCTGGCATTCATCAGCGATGAGATAGGCCTGCATTTCAGCATAGGCGGTTTCATGGCCGGTCTGATCATGCACAGCGACCTCGTAGGAACCAAGCAGTACGACAGGCTAACCACCATCATAAGTGGCGTCACCTACGGGGTATTCGCACCGGTGTTCTTCGCATGGAGGGGCCTGAACTTCGAGACGGAGATTTCTTTCGTGGTTGTGGAGTTCTTCGTGGTGTCCTATTTCCTGAGACTGCTCGTCTCCACGATTCTGGTGAGGGATGAGAGTCCGGTAACGTCGCTCCTTCGGGGAACGGGGGTGGCGAGTTTCGGTGTCCTCGGCCTGCTCGTCGGGGAGGTGGGTTTCGTTTCAGGTGTTTTGAGCCGGCACATGTACGCTATGGCGTCCCTTGTGTGCGTCCTTGGGATGTTCACCTCGGCGACGCTGGGCAGAGCTTTGAATTCCACCGAATAA
- a CDS encoding pyruvoyl-dependent arginine decarboxylase, whose product MSWTTPRRAFIGAAAAEGGTKLNAFDNALLKLGIGNVNLVRLSSVIPSHIEWIDRIHDVPIGMLLPTVYAHIESDEPGMTISAALGVGISENNEGGLIYEYSGYCSREEAEEMVRKMVKEGFAVRGWKLAEFKVASASITVEKKPAAAVAVVVMFPY is encoded by the coding sequence ATGAGCTGGACAACACCCAGAAGGGCCTTTATTGGGGCCGCCGCTGCAGAGGGCGGGACAAAGCTCAACGCCTTTGATAATGCCCTCCTCAAGCTGGGTATAGGGAACGTTAACCTCGTCAGGCTAAGTAGCGTGATTCCATCACACATCGAGTGGATAGACCGGATTCACGACGTTCCGATAGGGATGCTACTGCCGACCGTTTATGCGCACATAGAGAGTGACGAGCCGGGAATGACCATCAGCGCGGCCCTCGGGGTGGGCATCAGCGAGAACAACGAGGGCGGCCTCATCTACGAGTACTCCGGTTACTGCAGCCGGGAAGAGGCCGAGGAAATGGTGAGAAAGATGGTGAAGGAAGGTTTCGCCGTACGTGGATGGAAGCTGGCCGAGTTCAAAGTGGCGAGCGCGAGCATAACGGTCGAAAAAAAACCGGCGGCCGCGGTGGCAGTGGTGGTGATGTTCCCCTACTGA
- the speE gene encoding polyamine aminopropyltransferase: protein MGFDEREGAFVEWYPRGYGVGFRIRKKILERRTKYQKLELYETEGFGKLLVLDGTVQLVEAGEESYHEPLVHPVMLAHPDPRRVLIVGGGDGGTLREVLRHKTVERVRMVEIDEEVIEVSKRYLNVARGAFEDPRADVMVGDGVEYLLKTEERFDVIIVDSTDPVGPARLLFSEDFYRSAYGKLGERGLYVTQAGSVYLFTEELLNAYRSMKKVFDRVYYFSFPVIGYASPWSFLVGVKGDVDFTRVDAERAGELELKYYDPERHETLFQMPRYVRELLEKAR from the coding sequence ATGGGTTTCGACGAAAGGGAGGGGGCTTTCGTAGAATGGTATCCCCGCGGTTACGGCGTTGGCTTTAGAATCAGGAAAAAGATCCTTGAGAGGCGGACGAAATACCAGAAACTCGAGCTTTACGAGACGGAAGGATTTGGCAAGCTGCTCGTTCTTGACGGGACCGTTCAACTCGTCGAAGCCGGGGAGGAGAGCTACCACGAACCGCTGGTTCACCCGGTAATGCTGGCACATCCCGACCCGCGGAGGGTTCTCATCGTGGGTGGGGGCGACGGCGGAACCCTCAGGGAGGTTCTCAGGCACAAAACCGTTGAGAGGGTCAGGATGGTGGAGATAGACGAGGAGGTCATCGAGGTCTCGAAGCGTTACCTCAACGTCGCGAGGGGGGCCTTCGAAGATCCGCGGGCGGATGTAATGGTTGGTGACGGCGTGGAGTACCTCCTGAAGACGGAGGAGCGCTTTGACGTCATCATCGTCGATTCAACGGATCCCGTCGGTCCCGCGAGGCTCCTTTTCAGCGAAGACTTCTACCGCTCGGCCTACGGGAAGCTCGGGGAGAGGGGACTGTACGTTACACAGGCGGGGAGCGTTTACCTCTTCACTGAGGAGCTTCTCAATGCCTACCGCTCCATGAAAAAAGTGTTCGACCGCGTTTACTACTTCAGCTTCCCCGTAATCGGCTACGCCTCTCCATGGAGTTTCCTCGTCGGGGTCAAGGGGGACGTGGACTTCACCCGGGTGGATGCGGAGAGAGCCGGAGAACTCGAGCTCAAATACTACGATCCGGAAAGGCACGAGACACTCTTCCAGATGCCGAGGTACGTAAGAGAACTCCTCGAAAAAGCCCGTTAA
- a CDS encoding cell wall-binding repeat-containing protein — MVKRILTLALIVISISSFLAPLSSAQQDEPNYDLIIVRNDDLIDYIVALPYAKMLGVPILPVNPRELDPGTMAQLQSYAQFGWNHVLIIGDSEAVSGRVQDELLAMGFIVERIGGAVRTETAAKLALHFYPSGHDTVVVASSSDYGSALAAARWAMIYGYPLLLTQEDALSDSTASALEKLNPDLVLLMGAGMSKDVQAKIEALGYKTYWVKETLKVTVPKEPGRTNWVITAAIVVLALAISVPLSLYYAKKKWSSNRVPIEVLTEKERIVVRAILEKGGTVKQEDLPELTGYSRPTISRVIKELEKKQLVEREKVGKTFTVRLTKEIILKD, encoded by the coding sequence ATGGTTAAAAGGATTCTGACACTGGCGCTCATCGTGATCAGCATTTCATCCTTCCTTGCTCCCCTCTCATCGGCCCAGCAGGACGAGCCGAATTACGATCTAATAATCGTTAGGAACGATGACCTGATCGATTACATCGTGGCGCTTCCCTACGCCAAGATGCTCGGCGTTCCGATCCTCCCCGTCAATCCCCGGGAACTTGACCCGGGCACCATGGCCCAGCTTCAAAGCTACGCCCAGTTTGGATGGAACCACGTTCTCATAATAGGCGATTCCGAGGCGGTTAGCGGTAGGGTTCAGGACGAGCTTCTCGCCATGGGCTTCATCGTGGAAAGGATAGGCGGTGCCGTCAGAACCGAGACGGCGGCGAAGCTGGCGCTTCATTTCTACCCCAGCGGTCACGATACGGTTGTCGTCGCCAGCTCCAGCGATTACGGTTCTGCACTCGCCGCGGCGAGGTGGGCGATGATATACGGCTATCCGCTGTTACTCACGCAGGAGGACGCGCTCTCCGACTCAACCGCCAGCGCACTGGAGAAACTCAATCCCGATCTCGTTCTCCTGATGGGGGCAGGTATGTCCAAGGATGTGCAGGCTAAAATCGAAGCCCTCGGTTACAAGACCTACTGGGTCAAGGAGACCCTCAAGGTAACCGTGCCCAAGGAACCCGGGCGGACCAACTGGGTGATCACCGCTGCTATAGTTGTCCTTGCCCTCGCCATATCCGTCCCCCTTTCGCTCTACTACGCCAAGAAGAAGTGGTCCTCCAACAGGGTTCCTATAGAGGTGCTCACCGAGAAGGAGCGCATAGTCGTCAGGGCGATCCTCGAAAAAGGCGGAACGGTCAAGCAGGAGGATCTACCGGAGCTTACCGGCTACTCCAGACCAACGATAAGCAGGGTCATTAAGGAGCTTGAGAAAAAGCAGCTCGTGGAGAGGGAAAAGGTTGGAAAGACCTTTACCGTGAGGCTAACCAAGGAGATAATCCTGAAGGATTGA
- a CDS encoding metal-dependent hydrolase, with translation MVRVRFLGHAAFLIEGSKKILIDPFLTGNPSAAAKPEELDADLILVTHAHGDHIGDAPGIARRTGAKIVAMYDVANYLVEKERGITTVGMNYGPTEVEGVKIVQVPAWHSSSDGKHSIGNPCGYIVELDGVRIYHAGDTYVFSDMKLFPELYGPIDLALLPIGGHFTMGPLEAAKAVEFLRPRKVVPMHYNTWPPISADPEEFRRLVRDKAEVVILKPGEALEL, from the coding sequence ATGGTGAGGGTGAGGTTTCTTGGACACGCGGCCTTTCTTATAGAGGGGAGCAAAAAGATCCTGATAGACCCGTTCCTGACCGGAAATCCAAGCGCCGCAGCGAAGCCGGAGGAGCTGGATGCGGACCTTATACTCGTAACCCACGCCCACGGCGACCACATAGGCGATGCGCCAGGAATAGCCAGAAGAACCGGGGCGAAGATAGTGGCAATGTACGACGTGGCCAACTACCTCGTCGAGAAGGAGAGGGGAATCACGACGGTAGGGATGAACTACGGTCCGACGGAAGTGGAGGGCGTTAAGATCGTCCAGGTTCCCGCGTGGCACTCGAGCAGCGACGGCAAGCACAGCATAGGAAACCCCTGCGGTTACATAGTTGAGCTCGATGGCGTCAGGATCTACCACGCGGGCGATACCTACGTCTTCAGCGACATGAAGCTCTTCCCCGAGCTCTACGGACCGATAGACCTCGCCCTGCTTCCGATAGGGGGGCACTTCACGATGGGACCCCTCGAGGCCGCCAAGGCCGTTGAGTTCCTCAGGCCGAGGAAGGTGGTCCCGATGCACTACAACACGTGGCCGCCGATCTCGGCCGACCCGGAGGAGTTCAGGAGGCTGGTCAGGGACAAGGCCGAGGTGGTTATCCTCAAACCCGGTGAGGCACTAGAGCTTTGA